The following nucleotide sequence is from Xanthomonas hortorum pv. pelargonii.
GTAACGTAAGCCTGCGCAAAAGCGAAAAAGGGCGGCCAGGCCGCCCCTTTGCTATCCGCCTGCCATCCGCATGGCCAGGTAGACCGCCGCTCCGCCAACGCCTCCGCCCACCAGGGCGAACACGGTCAGCAGGGCGGTCAATCGTCCACGTGCCAATCGCAGCTCCCGTGCGGCCGAGCTAGCTTCACCAGCGGCGGCTTGTGTGGCTTTGACGGCCTCCTTGGTCTGCTGATCAATGACCCGGGAAAGCCGCACGCACGCTTCGTTGATGTGCACGTTGCCCTCTTTGACAGCCGTCTGCAGCTCTGTCTTTGCCTCTTTGACGGTCTTGGGGATGGCGGCCTGCAGGGCCTCGACCCGATCTAGGATGCCTTGGACATCCCCAGCAGCTCCGCCATGAGGGCTTCCCGATGTGTAGTCGGTCCGGCCATTGATGCCCCCTTGGCTATTTGGTCAAAACAGCGAACACGCTATCCAGATTTTCCTGAGCTGACGCCGCCAGGCGCTTGGCCGAAATCTTGGCCGCGATCGCTTGCTTGTCTTCCGGCGTCTTAGCCTCGCGCAAGAGGGCCTTGTAGTCCGTCGTGTCAGAGACGAGTTCGCCGATCGTCACGTTCAAGGCGCGCAGACGCTGGAACAGCTCGGAATACTGGATTGCCGCCGCAGGGCGCAGGGTGAAGGACTTCGTGTCCTGATGGAACGCGATCAAGGGATAGAAGGCGTCTTCGACCGTATCGTCCGCCTCTAGCTTGTTGAATACCACCCGGATCTTCTTCGCCGGCACGCCCATCGCGGCCAGGGCCTGGATCGTGGCGATCGTGTCCTTGATCTGTTTGGCTTCCTTCACGGCCGGAATCACAAACAGGTCCATATCTTCATGCGACCCGCGGTACTGGCGCATGAGCTTGACGAAATCCTCGACGTTGGACGAGCCAACATCGATGACGGCCGAGTCGATTACCAGCAGCTGCTCCTGCAGGGCACCGAATTGCTTGCCGCGCACGCTCTCGCCTTCGCCTTCATCAGCGTTGATCGACTCCACGGCGATGTATTCGGCGTCCTTGAGACGGGGATACAGCAGGTGCTTCGAGACTGTGGACTTGCCGGTGTTCCCAGAAAAATTGATCACTGCAATCTTCATTATTCGCTCCTAGGTAGTGCGTTTCTTGCCGATGATTGGCCTCTGGCGCGCCAGGTATGACTCCCCACCTGGTCGCGCTTGCGACGGTCGAGCGCGTCGTCAAAGCTCGTTGATGTCGGGGCATCGTCTGCCGCGTCGTCGGCCGTTAAATCCTCCGTGGGCGCATTCGTCCGAGCCAGCGGATTGCCGTCCGCCGTGGTGGCCCTGACCGCCTTTGGAGGGGTCTCCTTGGTTCCGCCCGCCCGTTGCGCGCGATACCTGTAGAGGGTCTTGCGGAAGGTTTCCAACGTGACGTCTAGCCCACCCGCATGCAGCGCCGCGACGATTTCCTCGTGTCGGACGCCCTGGTCTAGCTTCTCCTCGATCTCTGGCATCACACGGCGCAGCTTTGCCGCTTTTGTGCCGCCAGTGAGTTCAGTGATCGACTGCTTCAGCTTATTGACATCCACATCCATCACCCTCCGTTGTTGACCTTGCAAAGTGTCCTAACTTTGTCCTACATCCTTCCCATTGTCAACCACGATCAGGCTATAACCGTCCGCACTCTGTCCGATTCGTGTCCTTTGGCCTAGCACGCTTCGCGTACTAGGCAGCGTTCGGACGCTTTTTGGGTCCCCGGCGTCCCTTAACGCGTTCAGATATCAGCATTTCCGGTGTCTTCCCTTAACCGATGGCTATACACCATACGCAACGCTTCGCGCTGCTAAGGCATTGAAAAACCTAAGGTTTTTCAAATTTCCAGCAAAAAGCGTAAGACAAGCGTCTTACGAATCTTGAATTTTTCCCTGATTTTGCTAGGTTTAGGTGTAAGACAACCGTAAAACGAAGGCGGGAATTGTGGCGTCCATTACCTTTCGATGCAGCGAACGCGAGAAGATCGAGATAGAGCAGCGAGCTAGCAATGCTGGCGTCAATGTCACCGACTACTCAAAAGCGCGACTTTTGGGCGCTGACGACAGCCGCGAACTCCTGCAGGTAATTGCCGATCGCCTCGAGCATGGCGTAGGTGACGGCACAGGCGCAGGCGGTATGAGCCGGGCAGAGCTCGCCATTCTGGCCGAGCTACTGCTGATGATGCGGCTCACCGTCAAACCCGATACCCAGCGCCAAGCGCAGGCCGAGGTGGAGCGCCTTGGTTTGGAAGTGTGGAGTTCCGATTCAGTCAATCGAGGATAAGAGATGGACGACAAGCAGAAGGCCCAAGCCGTATTTGCAGCCTTGCTTTTCACCCCGGCCGCGGCCTGGTTCATCACCGCCAAAGCTGTCTACGGCTTCACTCCCCAGGACGTGCGGCAACGCCTGCCCTACTTGTTCAAAAACACGTTCGAGTTGTGGCCGTTATGGAGCGCCCTGCTGGTTGGGGTCGTCTTGGGTATCGTGATCGCCGTGCTGATCGTGCGTCTCAACCGAACAGTCTTCGCCGGCGCGCACTTCGACAAGTTCTATCGCGGTACCAAGCTGACCAGCGCAAAACATCTGGCCCGTGAAACCACCGACCGTAAGCTGCCGCAGATCACAATCGCGGCCGTTCCGGTTCCTGTTGATGCCGAGAACACCCATTTCTCGATCGGCGGGGCGACCGGTACCGGCAAGTCGACCATCTTCAAAGAAATGATGTTCGGCCTCCTGCAGCGCGGCGACCGTATGGTCGTCACCGACCCTGACGGAGAGTTCTTATCCGCGTTCTACCGGCCTGGAAAAGACAAGATCCTCAACCCCTACGACAGTCGCACCGAGGGGTGGAACTTCTTCAACGAGATGCAGGACGACTACGACTTCGAGCGCTATGCCAAGTCGATCATCCAGCCGTCCGACAGCAGCGAGTCGGAGGAATGGAACGACTATGGCCGCATGCTGTTTCGCGAGGTCGCCCGCAAGCTGTTCAACACCAGCCGCCAGCCGACCATGCGAGACGTGTTCGGCTGGACCAACCAGCGCCCCGTTGAGGAGCTGGAGGCCTTCGTGAAGGGAACGGCTGCCCAAGCCCTGTTCACCGGCAACACGCGCGCGACCAGCAGCGTTCGGTTCGTCCTGTCCAATAAGCTGTCGCCTCATCTGAAAATGCCCGACGGTCCGTTCTCCCTGCGCGATTGGCTCGCCGACCCCAATGGCGGCAACCTGTTCATC
It contains:
- a CDS encoding plasmid mobilization protein — its product is MASITFRCSEREKIEIEQRASNAGVNVTDYSKARLLGADDSRELLQVIADRLEHGVGDGTGAGGMSRAELAILAELLLMMRLTVKPDTQRQAQAEVERLGLEVWSSDSVNRG
- a CDS encoding type IV secretion system DNA-binding domain-containing protein is translated as MDDKQKAQAVFAALLFTPAAAWFITAKAVYGFTPQDVRQRLPYLFKNTFELWPLWSALLVGVVLGIVIAVLIVRLNRTVFAGAHFDKFYRGTKLTSAKHLARETTDRKLPQITIAAVPVPVDAENTHFSIGGATGTGKSTIFKEMMFGLLQRGDRMVVTDPDGEFLSAFYRPGKDKILNPYDSRTEGWNFFNEMQDDYDFERYAKSIIQPSDSSESEEWNDYGRMLFREVARKLFNTSRQPTMRDVFGWTNQRPVEELEAFVKGTAAQALFTGNTRATSSVRFVLSNKLSPHLKMPDGPFSLRDWLADPNGGNLFITWDENMREALHPMISCWVDTIFTSVLGMPVDHSRRIWTFLDELESLDRLPTLGDALTKGRKKGLSVVTGYQSYTQLVRIYGDELAETLLSNHRTTVAMAVGRMGEKTADRLSKALGEHEVMRRKQAPAGAGDRWARAARMRRSRPSGSYRSPRSWPCPTSRAFLPFQAICRWPSTRRSRSPTHAPNPCRGSCALTGCSHDRYHRHHAPVGRQSRVLLCRRRR
- the stbB gene encoding StbB family protein, giving the protein MKIAVINFSGNTGKSTVSKHLLYPRLKDAEYIAVESINADEGEGESVRGKQFGALQEQLLVIDSAVIDVGSSNVEDFVKLMRQYRGSHEDMDLFVIPAVKEAKQIKDTIATIQALAAMGVPAKKIRVVFNKLEADDTVEDAFYPLIAFHQDTKSFTLRPAAAIQYSELFQRLRALNVTIGELVSDTTDYKALLREAKTPEDKQAIAAKISAKRLAASAQENLDSVFAVLTK